One part of the Dyadobacter sp. 676 genome encodes these proteins:
- a CDS encoding DMT family transporter, with amino-acid sequence MNRNRNSWLIYVIIHVLFIGIWGALTEIPEKNGFPATLGYVVWALTMVPAALAALKWKGWKLDFNKRAILWGGLAGLLGAGGQLVLFFTLRIAPAYLVFPLLSLTPVVTILMAVLLLREKTGKMGWAGVALALVAIFMLSYQPAGATQTSGYTWMLLTAIPLLAWGAQGYVMRFANQIMPAESLYFYMMLTSVLLIPLALYMTDFTLPIEWGFKGPYLSAIIQSLNAFGALCLVYAFRYGKAIIIAPITTALSPVLTVGLSLALYQTVPHPVIIGGIALAIVSALLMGFEEVQG; translated from the coding sequence ATGAACAGGAACAGAAACAGTTGGCTGATTTACGTAATTATTCATGTCCTGTTCATCGGAATATGGGGCGCGCTGACCGAAATACCGGAAAAAAACGGCTTCCCCGCCACGCTGGGGTATGTGGTGTGGGCATTAACGATGGTCCCGGCGGCGCTGGCCGCATTGAAATGGAAGGGATGGAAGCTGGATTTTAACAAAAGGGCTATACTTTGGGGCGGCCTGGCCGGCCTTTTGGGCGCGGGCGGCCAACTCGTGCTTTTCTTCACACTGCGCATAGCCCCCGCTTACCTTGTTTTCCCGTTGCTGTCGCTGACCCCCGTCGTGACGATCCTCATGGCCGTGCTGCTGCTCCGCGAAAAAACCGGCAAAATGGGCTGGGCGGGCGTTGCGCTGGCGCTGGTTGCCATTTTTATGCTTTCCTATCAACCGGCGGGAGCAACGCAAACGAGCGGCTACACCTGGATGCTGCTGACCGCTATTCCGCTGCTGGCATGGGGCGCGCAGGGTTACGTCATGCGGTTTGCGAACCAGATCATGCCCGCCGAAAGCCTGTATTTTTATATGATGCTCACCTCCGTGCTGCTCATTCCGCTGGCATTATATATGACGGACTTTACCCTGCCCATCGAATGGGGATTCAAGGGGCCGTACCTGTCGGCGATCATCCAGTCGCTTAACGCATTTGGGGCATTGTGCCTGGTTTATGCATTCCGGTACGGGAAGGCCATTATCATCGCTCCAATTACCACGGCACTTTCGCCGGTGCTTACCGTCGGCTTGTCGCTGGCTTTGTACCAAACCGTCCCCCATCCGGTCATTATCGGCGGCATCGCATTGGCCATTGTTTCGGCGCTGCTCATGGGATTCGAGGAAGTTCAGGGATAA
- a CDS encoding DUF1016 N-terminal domain-containing protein yields the protein MSKSDISATSLIQDVVQILQLARQKAYSAVNSEMVIAYWQMGRRIVQEELRGKQRAAYGEAILKTLSIALTAEFATQCVANCRGATTG from the coding sequence ATGAGCAAGTCTGACATTTCGGCAACTTCGTTAATACAGGATGTTGTTCAAATTTTACAGCTGGCCCGGCAGAAAGCTTACAGTGCTGTGAATAGTGAAATGGTGATAGCCTATTGGCAAATGGGAAGGAGAATAGTGCAGGAAGAACTGCGGGGAAAACAGAGGGCTGCCTATGGCGAGGCTATTTTGAAAACACTTTCCATCGCGCTCACTGCTGAGTTTGCTACACAGTGTGTAGCAAACTGTCGTGGAGCCACAACCGGCTAA
- a CDS encoding carbohydrate kinase family protein produces the protein MSNAKLLVVGELNVDLILNDIHAFPQLGKETIADEMHICLGSSSAIMAANSAALGVDTTFCGVVGDDQFGDFILRELQSKSVDCAHVRKLAARQTGCTLVMSYGQDRANVTFPGAMNALTLSEIPFEEPAVYQHLHLSSLFLQKGIQKDIELILKKAKAAGMTTSLDLQWDPAGQWAFDYARCLPYVDVFMPNESELLALTRAGSVGGAIEIIGPYLNTLALKMGKSGSMGIRGDRQVTVPAFEGKQFVDAIGAGDSFNAGFIRKYMAGAGLEECLREGNLMGAVNTTAAGGTGAFSDRQKLHETIQAFLGLELNPI, from the coding sequence ATGTCAAACGCGAAATTACTGGTCGTAGGCGAGCTCAACGTCGATCTGATCCTGAATGATATCCATGCTTTCCCGCAACTGGGCAAAGAGACGATTGCCGACGAAATGCATATCTGCCTTGGCAGCTCTTCGGCCATTATGGCGGCCAACAGCGCCGCACTGGGCGTGGATACCACGTTTTGCGGTGTGGTCGGGGACGACCAATTCGGCGATTTCATCCTGCGCGAACTGCAAAGTAAATCGGTAGACTGCGCGCATGTTCGTAAACTGGCAGCCCGGCAAACCGGCTGTACGCTGGTTATGAGCTACGGGCAGGACCGCGCCAATGTGACCTTTCCAGGCGCTATGAACGCCTTGACGTTAAGTGAAATACCGTTCGAGGAGCCGGCCGTATACCAGCATTTGCACCTGTCGAGCCTGTTCTTGCAAAAAGGCATTCAAAAAGACATTGAGCTGATATTGAAAAAGGCCAAAGCGGCGGGGATGACCACCTCGCTGGACCTGCAATGGGACCCTGCCGGGCAGTGGGCCTTCGACTATGCGCGCTGCCTGCCTTATGTGGACGTGTTTATGCCGAACGAATCCGAACTGCTGGCACTTACGCGGGCCGGCTCCGTCGGCGGCGCCATTGAAATAATCGGACCTTACTTGAACACGCTCGCCCTGAAAATGGGCAAAAGCGGGAGCATGGGCATTCGCGGCGACCGGCAGGTGACGGTACCTGCCTTCGAGGGAAAGCAGTTTGTGGACGCCATCGGCGCCGGCGATTCTTTCAATGCGGGGTTTATCCGGAAATACATGGCCGGTGCCGGACTGGAAGAATGCCTCCGCGAAGGCAACCTTATGGGAGCCGTGAATACAACCGCCGCCGGGGGCACCGGCGCATTTTCCGACCGCCAAAAACTCCATGAAACCATACAGGCCTTCCTGGGACTGGAACTAAACCCGATATGA
- a CDS encoding ACT domain-containing protein, with the protein MENQSSRISVYVSDTNQVLSRILQLFGKSRFEVTYMQVFATEDEHLKRIVVEASFPKEMTGLILARMEKIVEVHRAFVHGDEGSARPAG; encoded by the coding sequence ATGGAAAACCAATCCAGCCGGATATCGGTCTATGTCAGCGACACCAACCAGGTATTGAGCAGGATTTTGCAGTTGTTCGGCAAAAGCCGGTTCGAAGTCACCTATATGCAGGTATTCGCCACAGAAGACGAACATTTAAAACGGATCGTCGTAGAGGCCTCATTTCCAAAAGAAATGACGGGCCTGATCCTTGCCCGTATGGAAAAAATCGTTGAAGTGCACCGCGCTTTCGTGCACGGGGACGAGGGTTCTGCACGACCGGCCGGCTGA
- a CDS encoding DUF5107 domain-containing protein, which yields MITFPSLFISPVHAGMSRFVLAMLALSPALHAQKAGISEKVQAMKTYPFSDPSPLPVMGIGKKVAPFYPYYVFDGYTSKSTMRDWKVVELENPYIKVQVLPEVGGKVMGAVEKSTGEEFVYTNHVMKFRAIGIRGPWTSGGIEHNFGLDLGHAPWAAAPVDYVTQNNPDGSVTCVVGGLDLASRTQWRVKIVLPKDKAYFETQSLWYNPLPLHDSYLSWENAAFRASDDIQFFFPGTHHVGHDGNASPWPVDQNGIDLSFYKNNNSGGDKSYHVVGTHTEWFGGYWHDRKFGFGHWAPYSDAPGKKLWIWSRAREGAIWEDLLTDQDGQYIEAQSGVTFNQAAERSGFHSPFNQKSLGPFYSETKTEYWFPVKNTGGMADASPYGTLNVKTGGDSLKIFINPISPIRDTLKVSVAGKTIYRDALQLKPMEVYVKAIALSGGGPKSVRVSVGNDRLVYSTAPEKVLDRPVLSSDKQDFRSAQRLFELGEEENAMRNFEGARQRYLSVLEKEATHSGASIRLAEYHYRKGEYVQGLDFARKVLAENTYHGGANYLYGALYRKLGDLIKAEEALSVAAWTMEYRSGAYAQLAGIALQKQDFEKAESDARKALTYNRNNLVAYQLLGTALRKLNKPEKAAQVWKELLEIDPLSHYAHFEQYLLAPTQANRTVFQKAIRNELPHETYLELAMDYVNQGQYEEARKMLALAPAYPTVSYWLAYLTRDSSPPESRKHLQNAITMSPELVFPFRLETIPVLIWAEKQSPSWKNRYYLGLIYWHIRDKENAVKQFAACGNEPDYAPFYVARGILFQNDAADQEQAEADFIKANQLNPKEWRSRHYLTHFYNSQKLQDKELENARKAYEHFGENPVIGIDYAKSLLDAGQFEACLKVLDKVNVLPQEGAREGHTLYLTAHLANALTLAENKKYKDALKSLEKARLWPEHLGTGKPHEPDTRLIDYLAAYCEAQLGNAAKARQYAQNITGYTLHASKESNRNALSNYLGVRLLNDTGESEKASSFLDNWKAGQDSLRTWGIAAGSDAPEVQWILAKTQNDEARAEKLRQDLTADKKYNLTTLFFKILGLAETRKKG from the coding sequence GTGATCACCTTTCCCTCTCTTTTCATATCGCCAGTCCATGCCGGAATGAGCCGTTTTGTGCTCGCCATGTTGGCATTGTCCCCCGCATTGCACGCGCAGAAGGCCGGCATTTCGGAAAAAGTGCAGGCCATGAAGACCTACCCTTTCTCCGACCCCAGCCCGCTGCCGGTGATGGGCATCGGCAAGAAAGTAGCCCCATTTTATCCTTACTACGTTTTTGACGGCTACACCAGTAAAAGCACGATGCGCGACTGGAAAGTTGTGGAGCTGGAAAATCCCTATATCAAAGTGCAGGTATTGCCGGAAGTGGGCGGCAAAGTGATGGGCGCCGTTGAAAAATCGACCGGCGAGGAGTTTGTGTATACCAACCACGTCATGAAATTCCGCGCTATCGGCATCCGCGGGCCCTGGACAAGCGGCGGCATCGAGCACAACTTCGGGCTCGATCTGGGCCATGCGCCCTGGGCGGCCGCGCCGGTGGACTATGTGACGCAAAACAACCCCGACGGCAGCGTTACTTGCGTGGTAGGCGGCCTGGACCTCGCCTCGCGAACCCAATGGCGGGTAAAAATTGTACTTCCGAAAGACAAGGCCTATTTCGAGACGCAAAGCCTTTGGTATAATCCCCTGCCCCTGCACGATTCCTACCTTTCGTGGGAAAATGCCGCGTTCAGGGCCTCTGACGATATACAGTTCTTTTTTCCGGGAACACACCATGTGGGGCACGACGGCAATGCGAGCCCGTGGCCCGTTGATCAGAACGGTATCGACTTGTCTTTTTACAAGAACAATAATTCCGGCGGCGACAAGTCGTACCACGTCGTCGGCACGCATACAGAATGGTTTGGCGGGTATTGGCACGACCGGAAATTCGGCTTCGGGCATTGGGCGCCCTATTCGGATGCGCCGGGCAAAAAGCTGTGGATCTGGTCGCGGGCGCGCGAGGGGGCGATCTGGGAGGACTTACTGACCGACCAGGATGGACAATATATCGAGGCGCAATCGGGCGTGACTTTCAACCAGGCGGCCGAACGCAGCGGGTTTCATAGTCCGTTTAACCAGAAATCGCTGGGCCCGTTTTACTCCGAGACGAAAACGGAATACTGGTTTCCTGTAAAAAACACAGGCGGAATGGCGGATGCTTCGCCTTATGGCACGCTCAATGTAAAAACTGGCGGCGATAGCTTGAAAATTTTCATCAACCCGATTTCGCCTATTCGCGATACCTTGAAAGTCAGTGTTGCAGGGAAGACTATTTATCGGGACGCGCTTCAATTGAAGCCGATGGAGGTGTATGTTAAAGCGATCGCCCTTTCGGGCGGCGGTCCAAAATCGGTTCGCGTAAGCGTTGGAAACGACCGGCTGGTGTATTCAACCGCGCCTGAAAAAGTTCTCGACCGGCCTGTTCTTTCATCCGACAAACAGGATTTCCGTTCCGCACAGCGGCTTTTCGAGCTCGGAGAGGAGGAGAATGCGATGCGCAACTTCGAGGGCGCGCGGCAGCGTTACCTGTCTGTTCTGGAAAAAGAAGCAACCCATAGCGGCGCATCGATCCGGCTGGCAGAATACCATTACCGCAAAGGCGAATACGTGCAGGGGCTGGATTTTGCACGGAAGGTTTTGGCCGAAAATACCTACCACGGCGGTGCCAACTACCTGTACGGCGCGCTCTACCGCAAACTCGGCGACCTGATCAAAGCCGAAGAAGCGTTGTCGGTAGCCGCCTGGACGATGGAATACCGCTCCGGTGCTTATGCGCAACTGGCGGGCATCGCATTGCAAAAACAGGATTTCGAAAAAGCCGAGAGTGACGCCCGGAAGGCATTAACCTACAACCGCAATAACCTTGTGGCCTACCAGCTGCTGGGTACCGCGCTTCGGAAACTGAATAAGCCGGAAAAGGCCGCGCAGGTTTGGAAAGAACTGCTGGAAATCGACCCGCTGAGCCATTATGCGCATTTCGAGCAGTATCTGCTTGCACCGACGCAGGCCAACCGCACCGTTTTCCAAAAAGCGATCCGCAACGAGCTGCCTCATGAAACATACCTGGAACTGGCCATGGACTATGTGAACCAGGGCCAGTACGAGGAAGCCCGGAAGATGCTCGCATTAGCGCCCGCTTATCCGACGGTGTCCTACTGGCTGGCGTATCTCACCCGGGATTCGTCTCCGCCGGAAAGCCGGAAGCATTTGCAGAATGCCATTACCATGTCGCCCGAGCTGGTTTTTCCATTCCGGTTGGAGACTATTCCCGTGCTGATTTGGGCTGAAAAACAAAGTCCATCCTGGAAAAACCGCTACTATCTCGGGCTGATTTACTGGCACATCCGCGACAAAGAAAATGCCGTGAAGCAATTCGCAGCCTGCGGGAACGAGCCTGATTATGCGCCTTTTTACGTTGCAAGGGGTATTTTATTTCAAAATGACGCCGCGGACCAGGAGCAGGCGGAGGCAGACTTTATAAAAGCCAATCAATTGAATCCGAAAGAATGGCGCAGCCGGCATTACCTGACCCATTTTTATAACAGTCAAAAATTGCAGGATAAGGAGCTTGAAAACGCCCGTAAAGCTTATGAGCACTTCGGTGAAAATCCGGTGATCGGGATCGATTACGCCAAATCGCTGCTGGACGCTGGGCAATTTGAAGCGTGCCTGAAAGTGCTGGATAAAGTCAATGTGCTGCCGCAGGAAGGTGCGCGGGAAGGGCATACTTTATATCTGACGGCCCATCTGGCGAATGCGCTCACATTGGCTGAAAATAAAAAGTACAAGGATGCGTTAAAATCGCTCGAAAAGGCCCGTTTGTGGCCGGAGCACCTCGGCACGGGCAAGCCGCACGAACCGGACACCCGATTAATCGATTACCTGGCGGCTTACTGTGAAGCGCAGCTCGGCAATGCCGCGAAAGCGCGACAATACGCACAAAACATCACCGGTTACACCCTTCATGCCAGCAAAGAAAGCAATCGCAATGCCCTGAGCAATTATCTGGGCGTGAGGTTGCTCAACGACACGGGCGAGTCGGAAAAGGCCTCCTCTTTTCTCGATAACTGGAAAGCCGGGCAGGATTCGCTTCGCACGTGGGGGATCGCGGCAGGCTCCGATGCACCGGAAGTTCAATGGATTTTGGCCAAAACGCAAAACGACGAAGCCCGCGCCGAAAAGCTCCGGCAGGATTTAACAGCTGATAAAAAGTACAACCTGACTACCTTGTTTTTCAAAATACTCGGCCTGGCCGAGACGCGAAAAAAAGGATGA
- a CDS encoding SIS domain-containing protein — MIKINNGPQAPESSGDVHTRREILSQPGLWEEVYHLISRQSAAIADFLNPVLQKDKLRVILTGAGTSGFIGDAAQGTLQKIWRKPVQAVPTTEIVTRPESVFLRPVPTLLISFARSGNSPESVETLRLADACCDEVYHLIITCNGEGALANRGKAHSGNTCCIVLPEATNDKSLAMTSSFTCMLLSVLLVGNLATLDRELPKVRRVAEQGNVILENQFLLESLVLKGFERVVFLGSGEMLGIARECHLKLLELTDGQQACMSDSFLGFRHGPRAFVNANTLMVYLFSRNPHIMRYERDLAGDIARDARGIPSLQIGGVDQPGLPNSNRITLHIDPENEYQMIAATLAGQLLGYYSAVHAGISPDNPSLSGAISRVVQGVNIYHE, encoded by the coding sequence ATGATAAAAATCAACAATGGGCCCCAAGCGCCCGAAAGCAGTGGAGACGTACACACGCGAAGGGAAATACTCTCGCAGCCCGGGCTGTGGGAGGAAGTGTATCATCTGATTAGCCGGCAAAGTGCCGCCATTGCGGATTTCCTGAACCCTGTTTTGCAAAAAGATAAGCTGCGGGTGATCCTTACCGGCGCTGGTACCTCGGGTTTCATCGGCGACGCCGCGCAGGGAACGTTGCAAAAAATATGGCGCAAGCCGGTGCAGGCAGTACCGACGACCGAAATCGTTACCCGGCCGGAATCCGTTTTCCTACGGCCCGTACCCACGCTGCTGATCTCCTTCGCCCGGTCGGGCAATAGTCCCGAAAGTGTGGAAACGCTCCGGCTGGCCGACGCCTGCTGCGACGAGGTGTACCATCTTATTATTACCTGTAACGGTGAGGGCGCACTGGCGAACCGGGGCAAAGCGCATTCGGGCAATACCTGTTGCATCGTACTGCCGGAAGCGACCAACGACAAAAGCCTGGCCATGACCAGCAGCTTCACTTGCATGCTGCTGAGCGTGTTGCTGGTAGGGAATTTGGCAACGCTCGACCGTGAACTGCCGAAAGTGCGGCGCGTCGCCGAACAGGGTAATGTGATCCTGGAAAATCAATTTCTCCTGGAAAGCCTGGTCCTCAAAGGCTTTGAACGCGTAGTATTCCTTGGGTCGGGCGAAATGCTCGGTATTGCCCGGGAATGTCATCTGAAACTGCTGGAACTCACCGATGGGCAGCAAGCGTGCATGTCGGATTCTTTCCTGGGTTTCAGGCACGGGCCGCGGGCATTCGTGAATGCAAATACATTAATGGTGTACCTCTTTTCGCGAAACCCGCACATTATGCGCTACGAGCGCGATCTGGCGGGGGATATCGCACGCGACGCGCGCGGCATCCCGTCGCTGCAAATCGGCGGCGTGGACCAGCCCGGATTGCCAAACAGCAACCGGATTACCCTGCACATCGACCCGGAAAATGAGTACCAGATGATCGCCGCGACGCTTGCAGGGCAGTTGCTCGGCTATTACAGCGCCGTGCACGCAGGCATTAGTCCGGATAACCCGTCCTTGTCGGGAGCGATCAGCAGAGTGGTACAGGGCGTTAATATTTATCACGAATAA
- a CDS encoding helix-turn-helix transcriptional regulator has translation MQTREDVLGKLESVTAAEPSKWKERAARKAENPKALEKSRIIATNILAQLRKLGMSQKDLAEKLKVTPQTVNSWVKGNSNFTIETIVRIEEALGVELIGVSVG, from the coding sequence ATGCAAACGAGAGAAGACGTATTAGGGAAATTGGAATCGGTGACAGCAGCCGAACCCAGCAAGTGGAAGGAACGCGCGGCACGCAAAGCCGAAAATCCGAAAGCGCTTGAAAAATCAAGGATTATCGCGACGAACATCCTCGCCCAGCTTCGAAAACTCGGAATGAGCCAGAAGGATTTGGCCGAGAAGTTGAAGGTAACTCCTCAAACAGTAAATTCCTGGGTAAAAGGTAATAGCAATTTCACGATTGAGACGATTGTGAGGATTGAGGAGGCGTTGGGGGTTGAGTTGATTGGAGTGAGTGTGGGGTGA
- a CDS encoding PDDEXK nuclease domain-containing protein — translation MWSVRTLERHINSFYYQRLLSSQTHSDVPIDNQKPDKTLTTGFIKDPYVFEFLNIPEPVAGLEQDIEKALIGNLQQFLLELGKGFSFVGRQFRISTETSHYYIDLVFYNYLLKCFVLFDLKTGKLTHQDTGQMDMYIRMFDDLKKQDDDNPTIGIIL, via the coding sequence ATGTGGAGCGTGCGAACATTGGAGCGACATATCAATTCCTTTTATTATCAACGTTTGCTCTCTTCTCAAACCCATTCAGATGTTCCGATCGATAACCAAAAACCCGACAAAACACTAACAACGGGTTTCATTAAAGATCCATACGTTTTTGAATTCCTGAACATTCCCGAGCCGGTAGCTGGATTAGAACAGGATATTGAGAAAGCATTAATCGGAAACTTGCAACAATTCTTACTCGAACTGGGAAAAGGCTTTTCATTCGTCGGAAGGCAATTCAGGATCAGTACCGAAACAAGCCATTATTATATTGATCTCGTATTCTATAATTATCTTCTCAAATGCTTTGTTCTGTTTGATTTAAAAACAGGCAAGTTGACACACCAGGACACCGGACAAATGGATATGTACATTCGCATGTTCGACGACCTGAAAAAACAAGATGACGACAACCCTACCATAGGAATCATTCTTTGA
- a CDS encoding S9 family peptidase, producing MNPTETKALLPGLVIEDLSKIRQVGAPLWSPDRRHLLYQLVLADYQADDRHELIILFSLDTASKTTIGPGTAHAWSPDGREFLFETGDGALHIYNVDTTASRFLTRRLDSSYFINHLALHNCIWSPDGQHIAYISADAPIAGPQKREVTVIDDLLYKSKGGRGRPVYADHAKTHIYLVPATGGTPELLTDGHYNEHSITWSPDSRHIAFISNRTDRPDDIQQSDVWKVNTGTKAVTRLTDHTGLAYQPTWSPDGNYIAFLATSGATGTNDSPAEDTHIALLPANGGPFEYMTKSLDRRIEHIRWHPSGRYIYFTAGDRGDTSVYRISIEKPDIEARGTDTQGGDTQSIDTQNTNSQRIEKVLEGPGCISGFCLDARGDGLIFVKSDTNHPAEIFQIRNGYGSARPITQENTAWLAAKNLQPAETFWFDSFDGTRVQGWLIRPAGLEETRKYPLILVIHGGPHNMFGHDFDERMHLLSAAGYAVVYINPRGSHGYGQTFSNGTLNNWGGGDYQDLMAGIDFVLNRNPWLDAEKLGVTGQSYGGYMTNRIITRTTRFKAAVTDGGLSNLVSFAGTSLYHSLMESEFGGRAFDRFDLLWECSPLRNVARATTPTLFLHGETDNEVPFSQAEEMYIALKKKGVPTQLVQYTGEGHGWRPELGPRNKADLNGRMIAWFDQYIMNEP from the coding sequence ATGAACCCCACGGAAACAAAAGCCCTGCTACCGGGACTTGTGATTGAGGATTTAAGTAAAATCAGGCAAGTCGGTGCACCGCTGTGGTCGCCGGATCGCCGGCATCTGCTTTACCAACTGGTACTGGCCGATTACCAGGCGGATGACCGGCATGAACTGATTATCCTCTTCTCGCTGGATACTGCCTCGAAAACCACCATCGGGCCGGGCACCGCCCACGCCTGGTCTCCCGACGGCCGCGAATTTCTGTTTGAAACGGGGGACGGGGCGCTCCATATTTACAATGTCGACACAACCGCCAGCCGGTTCCTGACGAGACGACTGGATTCCTCCTACTTTATCAATCATCTCGCGCTCCATAATTGCATTTGGTCGCCGGACGGGCAACACATTGCCTACATTAGCGCCGACGCCCCCATTGCAGGGCCGCAAAAACGTGAGGTAACCGTGATCGACGACCTGCTTTACAAATCCAAAGGCGGCCGGGGCAGGCCCGTTTACGCCGATCACGCAAAAACGCATATTTACCTCGTCCCGGCCACAGGAGGCACGCCCGAACTGCTCACGGATGGACATTACAACGAACATTCCATCACCTGGTCGCCCGACAGCCGGCACATCGCATTCATCAGCAACCGGACCGACCGCCCCGACGATATCCAGCAAAGCGATGTATGGAAGGTGAATACCGGCACAAAAGCAGTTACCCGACTCACCGACCACACGGGGCTTGCCTACCAACCCACCTGGTCGCCGGACGGAAATTACATCGCGTTTCTGGCAACATCGGGAGCGACCGGAACCAACGACAGCCCTGCGGAGGATACGCACATTGCCCTGTTACCGGCCAACGGCGGGCCATTCGAATATATGACCAAAAGCCTCGACCGCCGGATCGAACACATCCGCTGGCATCCGTCGGGCAGGTACATCTACTTCACCGCTGGCGACCGGGGCGACACTTCCGTTTACAGGATCAGCATTGAAAAACCGGATATTGAAGCTCGGGGCACTGATACACAGGGTGGTGACACGCAGAGTATCGATACACAAAATACTAATTCACAGCGCATTGAAAAAGTACTGGAAGGCCCGGGCTGCATTTCCGGGTTTTGCCTGGATGCCCGGGGCGATGGGCTGATTTTTGTAAAATCCGACACAAATCATCCCGCGGAGATTTTTCAAATCCGGAATGGCTACGGCAGCGCCCGACCAATCACGCAGGAAAACACCGCCTGGCTGGCGGCGAAGAACCTGCAACCGGCCGAAACCTTCTGGTTCGACAGCTTCGACGGCACCCGGGTGCAAGGCTGGCTCATACGCCCGGCCGGCCTCGAGGAAACGCGAAAGTATCCGCTCATTCTCGTTATCCACGGCGGGCCGCATAATATGTTCGGTCACGATTTCGACGAACGGATGCATTTGCTTTCTGCGGCGGGTTACGCCGTCGTTTATATTAATCCGAGAGGCAGCCACGGCTACGGGCAGACATTTTCAAACGGCACGCTTAACAATTGGGGCGGCGGTGATTATCAGGATTTAATGGCGGGAATAGACTTTGTTTTAAATCGAAACCCCTGGCTCGACGCCGAAAAACTCGGTGTTACCGGCCAGAGCTACGGCGGCTACATGACCAACCGGATCATCACCCGAACCACCCGCTTCAAAGCGGCCGTGACCGACGGCGGGCTTAGCAACCTGGTCAGCTTTGCGGGCACTTCGCTGTACCATTCGCTGATGGAATCCGAATTCGGCGGTCGGGCATTCGACCGGTTCGATCTGTTATGGGAATGCTCGCCGCTGCGCAATGTGGCCCGAGCGACCACGCCGACGCTGTTTTTGCATGGCGAAACTGACAACGAAGTGCCTTTTTCACAAGCCGAGGAAATGTACATCGCGCTAAAAAAGAAAGGCGTGCCCACGCAACTCGTACAATATACCGGCGAAGGCCACGGCTGGCGGCCAGAGCTCGGCCCGCGCAACAAAGCCGACCTGAACGGGCGGATGATCGCGTGGTTCGACCAATACATCATGAACGAACCGTAA
- the agaR gene encoding transcriptional repressor AgaR, with protein MKKTAQRRSLILQKLDELGEVSVNDLSEMLEVSEVTIRNDLDKLENSNLLVRAHGGAFKTNNIALTVTEKRKINHDTKRLIGKKAASLINEGDSIILDSGTTTFEISNNLEKFKSLTVISNALDIVNNLAQYKNLQVYMPGGYLKEFSMSLVGPMAERNFRQLYCNKLFLGIDGVKANSGFFTHYMEEAHLNQIMIDIAEEVIIVADSSKFKKSGLAFICGFDKINKVVTDDKIEEADLKMLKQHNIDVIIA; from the coding sequence ATGAAAAAAACTGCACAGCGTCGTTCGCTTATACTGCAAAAACTGGATGAGTTGGGCGAAGTAAGTGTGAATGATTTGAGTGAAATGCTGGAAGTGAGCGAGGTGACGATCCGCAACGACCTGGACAAGCTGGAAAACAGCAACCTGCTCGTCAGAGCCCACGGCGGCGCTTTCAAAACCAATAACATCGCCCTGACGGTCACTGAGAAAAGGAAAATCAACCACGACACAAAGCGGCTGATCGGCAAAAAGGCCGCGTCGCTGATCAACGAAGGCGACAGTATCATCCTCGATTCGGGCACCACTACTTTCGAAATATCCAACAACCTCGAAAAGTTCAAAAGTCTGACCGTGATCAGCAATGCCCTCGATATAGTCAATAACCTGGCCCAATACAAGAATTTGCAGGTGTATATGCCAGGTGGATATCTCAAAGAATTTTCGATGTCGCTGGTTGGGCCAATGGCCGAACGCAACTTCCGGCAGCTGTATTGCAACAAGCTTTTCCTGGGTATTGACGGCGTAAAGGCGAATTCGGGCTTTTTTACCCATTACATGGAGGAAGCCCATCTCAACCAGATCATGATCGATATCGCCGAAGAAGTGATTATCGTCGCGGATTCATCCAAGTTCAAAAAATCCGGTTTGGCGTTTATTTGCGGGTTTGATAAGATTAACAAGGTGGTCACGGACGACAAGATCGAGGAAGCGGATTTGAAGATGCTGAAACAGCATAATATTGACGTGATTATTGCATAG